The DNA sequence AGACCCGAGAATGGTTTTTATTGAGGACGTAAAAGAGAGGACATCAAAGCTCCAAAAGATAGTAACCTATGTATCCTGCAAATGGAGATCAAAACGTTCGCTTATTCGGAAATTTAAAAAGTACGACGCACCTGATAAGGTAGCCATCATACTCTTTACCTCTGGTTCAGAATCAACTCCCAAAGGGGTTTCTTTAACACATCACAATATATATGCAAGTATTCAAAATTTTGGCACGGCATTTAACCCTATCGGGGAAGATGTCATTTTAGGCACATTGCCATTCTTTCACGTTTTCGGTTTTACTGTTTGTTTATGGCTTCCTTTAACGATGGGGATAGGGGTTGTTTTTCATCCAAACCCGACAGAATACGAGCGGATTGGCAGGGTTATTGAGGATTATCGTGTAACCATGCTTTTAGGAACCAGCACCCTTTACCGTGGTTTTATGAAAAGGTGGAACCAGGAACAGACTAAGAGTGTACGCATAGCATTTGCTGGAGCTGAAAAATTACATGAGCATATAAGGAAAAAATTTCATGAGAAATTTGGGATACCTATATTTGAGGGATACGGACTTACAGAAAGTAGTTCCTGTGTAAGCGTTAATCATCCAGGCGATTTCAGACATGGAAGTGTGGGTAAGGTTTTCCCAAATATTGCCTGCCGGATTGTAAATCCAGAAACATACGAAGAGGTCGCACCAGGAAAAGAAGGACTGATACTTATACAAGGTCCAAATATCATGAAAGAGTATTATAGGTCGCCAGACCTTACCAAACAGGCATTTTATAATGACTTCTATGTAACCGGTGATATAGGAAAAATAGAAAATGGATTTCTCTTTATTACTGATCGCTTAAAAAGATTTGCAAAAATTGGTGGAGAAATGGTTCCTCTTACCTTAGTTGAGAACAAATTATCGAGCATATTAGATAAACATACAGATCAGGAAAAAAGGAATTGTGCTGTTATAAACATCCCCCATACGCGCAAGGGAGAACAAATCATTGCATTCGTTGTTCACAACAATCCTGATAAATTCCTGTTGAATGCTGAGCTTGATGAGCTGTGCGTTACAAAACTCTCACAACCAGATCATTATATTCCTATAGATACTATTCCCATCCTTCCATCAGGAAAAGTAGACTATAAAAGGTTAAAACATATTGCGTTAGAACAACTTGCAGAGGTCTAACAACACCTGTATTTCCTTCGTAAAATTGGCATGGTTGGTCATGAGATAATAAACAATAAGTTTAACCTTTACTATTTTTGATTACATCTCCATTGCATTATGTCAACTCTATCATTGAATATTCCAAACCTGGAAAGAAATAAACCACTTGCACCTTTTACAACATATCAAATCGGTGGACCGGCGGATTTATTTGTAGAGGTATATACCATTGATGAACTGACACACGCTTTATTGGAGGCTCGACGAAAGGATATCCCTTTTTTCTTGCTTGGTTGTGGAGCTAACATTCTCGTTACTGATAAAGGATTTCGAGGACTAATCATCCGGAATTTAGCAAATAAAGTTACCTTCTTAGATAATAGCAGAGTGTTAGCAGAAAGTGGCACAACCGTCGCCCATCTTATAGAACATTGCAGGGATCGAGAGTTATCCGGCTTTGAGCATTTTATTGGCATTCCCAGTACTATAGGTGGAGCCCTGTGGCAAAATTTACATTTTCTATCAGCAGATAGACAACGTACGCTATTTATAGAAGAGATAGTTCTGTCTAGCCATATCTTAACAGAAGAGGGACAACACCGTACAGTTCAAGTCGATTACTTTCAATTTGGTTACGATCAGAGTATTTTACAGAAATGTCAGGATATTGTGCTCGATGTTACCTTTCAACTTACTGCGAAAAGAAAAGAAGAAATCCAGATAGTAATGGATGAAAATATGGCCTGGCGTAACGCTAAACAGCCGCAATTATCAGAATACCCAAGTTGCGGCTCTGTATTTAAAAAAATTAAAGGTATTGGGGCTGGAAGGTTGATAGAGCAGGCAGGACTTAAGGGCACACGTATCGGCAATGCAGAAGTATCGAAGAAACATGCAAACTTTATTATCAACACGGGCAATGCCCAAGCTGCTGATATTTTACAATTAATTAGGTATGTACAAGAGGAGGTAAAACGAAAATTGGGATACACCCTGGAAACAGAGATTACGATAATCGGAGAACAGGAATGAATATTCCAGAATAAACTGACAAATACTCTAACTCAAATATTGAAAAAGCCCTTAAGACCATAGAAACAGAAAGTTGAAAGATTGGAAAAACGGAGAAGATAAGAGGATGAGAAATTGAAAATATGGATATCTTATACTCTCACCCTCATATCTTCTTCACTTCTAAATCACTATACCTCTGCAACCTCTATTGAACCTAATATATATTATGAACCAGTTTTTCTCTGATAGGCTTAGAAATATCCGTATACCTCTCTCTAGCCAACTTTTACAGAGATCTGCTTTGGTTTTACCTCTTCTTTCTTTTGCAAGGTAATCTCGAGCACACCATTTTTGTACTCTGCCGTTACTTTGTTTGAGTCTACAGACGGAGGAAGAGGAATAGAACGGGAAAAACTCCCATAACGCCTCTCCATACGATAGAAGCTTTTATTCTTTTCTTCTTTTTCCTCCTTCTTTTCACCTTTTACTAAAAGAGTATTTTCCTGTATCGAAATGTCTATATCCTTTGGGTCAATTCCTGGAATTTCAGCTTTTACCGTAACCTTTTCGTTGGTTTCTGACAAATCAATAGGGGGTATCCAGCCACCTGTTTCCATACCAAACTCTGATAAATCAGATCCTTTAAAAAACCGGTCAAACATTCGGTTCATTTCATTTTGTAGAGAAGAAATGGTTGGTAATTGCGACCACTTTATTAGCTCTCTGGCCATACTATATCTCCTTTAAAACAGAAAATGAAAGATAATAGATACAATTTTTATACATCTCAATATAACTGTCACATCGGCGGCAAGATTAAAAGGTTATTAGCTAACCTTTATAGAAATTTGTTTCGGCTTCACCTCTTCCTTCTTTTGCAAGGTAATCTCTAATACACCGTTTTTACACTCCGCTGTTATCTTATCTGTATCAACAGTAGCAGGCAGAACAACAGAACGGGAGAAACTTCCATATTGTCTTTCTACACGATAGTAGTTTTTTCCCTTTTCCTCTTTTTCTTCCCTCTTTTCACCTTTCAGGAAAAGGGTGTTCTCCTGTATTGAGATGTCTATATCCTTCGAGTCAATACCTGGGATCTCAGCCTTTACTGTAATTTTGTCATTTGTTTCTGATAAGTCAATAGGTGGTAGCCACATACCCGTTTCAGTCAAATTTCCTTCTCTAAAAATCCTATCCATCATCCTATTCATTTCATTCTGTAATGAAGAAATAGTTGGCAAATACGACCACTTGGTAAGCTCTCTTGCCATAACAGGCTCCTTTCAAAAATTAAATTAATAAATGATAAAGTATTTGTTCTGTTTATGGAGCAAAAATAATACCTAAAAATAATTTTTTATATATAATTTAATTAATATGCCGCAAATTAATGATTTATGGCTTAGTAATATTATTCGCCACATGAATAAGTACTGCCATATTGACAGTACAGTATTGAATAAATGCCACTAAGTTAGTACCGTTATGTAAAAGTAATTTTTAATTTTCTTGAAAGGTTTAATAAAATTTGTTTTATTTATTCTCATGGAAATAAATAGAAACACTATAATTAAAGATCTTATCGAATTTCACCCGGAAACTCTTGCTGTATTTAAAAAATACAATCTCGTCATCGCTGGTGGTGTCCGTGGACCTAATGAACCTATTGCCTTCTTTGCAAAGGCACATGAGGTTGATTATGATACCCTTGTTAAAGAGTTAAATGAAGCTATTGAAAAGGGTGGTGGAGAGCACATAGAAATACCGAAGCTTGAAGAAGACAAGATTTATGAAAAATTTGCTAAAACAGCTATTATTCTGACGCTTACGGCAGGTGTAACTTTTGGCGCTATTATCCTGAGTTATATTGCTATGAGGGCAAATTTTAATTCGATTTACTATGCGCTCATTCAGGCACATGGCCACGCACAACTTTATGGATGGGTTGGACTTTTCATCATGGGCTTTGCTTTGTATATCGTACCAAGGGTAAAAAATACTCCTCTTCAAAACAAAGGCTTGGTAAAT is a window from the Candidatus Jettenia sp. genome containing:
- a CDS encoding Hsp20/alpha crystallin family protein, with product MARELIKWSQLPTISSLQNEMNRMFDRFFKGSDLSEFGMETGGWIPPIDLSETNEKVTVKAEIPGIDPKDIDISIQENTLLVKGEKKEEKEEKNKSFYRMERRYGSFSRSIPLPPSVDSNKVTAEYKNGVLEITLQKKEEVKPKQISVKVG
- a CDS encoding Hsp20/alpha crystallin family protein; the protein is MARELTKWSYLPTISSLQNEMNRMMDRIFREGNLTETGMWLPPIDLSETNDKITVKAEIPGIDSKDIDISIQENTLFLKGEKREEKEEKGKNYYRVERQYGSFSRSVVLPATVDTDKITAECKNGVLEITLQKKEEVKPKQISIKVS
- a CDS encoding AMP-binding protein, whose protein sequence is MILETFISTAKNNFKKTVIRDSLGTTLNFGQTLTAGILLSKHIRTFEGENIAILFPASVGGALAYIATIFAGKIPVGLNFLASKEDQDHALRICNVKTIFTSKIFIKKAGIPEDPRMVFIEDVKERTSKLQKIVTYVSCKWRSKRSLIRKFKKYDAPDKVAIILFTSGSESTPKGVSLTHHNIYASIQNFGTAFNPIGEDVILGTLPFFHVFGFTVCLWLPLTMGIGVVFHPNPTEYERIGRVIEDYRVTMLLGTSTLYRGFMKRWNQEQTKSVRIAFAGAEKLHEHIRKKFHEKFGIPIFEGYGLTESSSCVSVNHPGDFRHGSVGKVFPNIACRIVNPETYEEVAPGKEGLILIQGPNIMKEYYRSPDLTKQAFYNDFYVTGDIGKIENGFLFITDRLKRFAKIGGEMVPLTLVENKLSSILDKHTDQEKRNCAVINIPHTRKGEQIIAFVVHNNPDKFLLNAELDELCVTKLSQPDHYIPIDTIPILPSGKVDYKRLKHIALEQLAEV
- the murB gene encoding UDP-N-acetylmuramate dehydrogenase; this translates as MSTLSLNIPNLERNKPLAPFTTYQIGGPADLFVEVYTIDELTHALLEARRKDIPFFLLGCGANILVTDKGFRGLIIRNLANKVTFLDNSRVLAESGTTVAHLIEHCRDRELSGFEHFIGIPSTIGGALWQNLHFLSADRQRTLFIEEIVLSSHILTEEGQHRTVQVDYFQFGYDQSILQKCQDIVLDVTFQLTAKRKEEIQIVMDENMAWRNAKQPQLSEYPSCGSVFKKIKGIGAGRLIEQAGLKGTRIGNAEVSKKHANFIINTGNAQAADILQLIRYVQEEVKRKLGYTLETEITIIGEQE